CTACACCGATCATTGCAACGGCATCGATAAGACCAGCTAGGATGAACATTTTAACTTGTAGTGAAGGCGCAAGCTCAGGCTGACGAGCACATGCTTCTAGGAACTTACCACCCATGTTACCGAAGCCTAGTGCAGTACCGATAGCACCAAAACCGATTAGTAGTGCAACAGCGATAAGTTTAATAGCAACTGCGATTTCCATTTTTATCTCCAAAGTTTTAATAGTAAATTAAAGTTTAAGTTTAAATTTAAGTTGTAAAAATCTTTATTATTCAGCTGATTAGTGACTTTCTGTACTAGCCATGCTGAGGTAAACGATAGTCAGCATCATAAATACGAATGCTTGCAGCACGATTACCATAATGTGGAATACTGCCCACACGAAGTGCAGTGGTAACTGCATCAAACCAATTGCACCGATAAGGATGAAGATCATCTCACCTGCGTATAAGTTACCGAACAAACGTAGTGCTAGCGAGAATGGCTTAGCAACCAATGCGATTGTTTCAAGTAGTAAGTTAAACGGGATCAACACTGCCATCATTAGTTTGTTTTTAGAGCTAAATGGGTGCAATGTTAATTCTGCAATAAAGCCACCGATGCCTTTGATTTTAATTGAATAACCGATCATCAGAATAAACACACCTAGCGCCAGTGCTGCGGTCATGTTTAAATCTGTTGTAGGTACAATCTTCATGTACACATCGTGTGAATCCATACCAAATGCTTGTTCACCAACAAAGCCAGCAAATGCAGGTAGGAAGTCAACTGGAACTAAGTCCATCAAGTTCATTAAGAATACCCAAACGAAAATCGTTAGGGCTAGAGGTGCAACTAACTTGCTGTTACCGTGATATGTGTCACGAACGTTGGCACCAACGAACTCAACAACCATTTCGATAAAGCACTGGAATTTACCAGGAACACCTATAGTGGATTTTTTAGCGGCACTTCGGAAGATCCATAAAAATATTAGACCTAAACCGATTGACCATGCGAGGGTATCTACATGCCATGTCCAGAAACCACTATCCGCACATGCTTTGTTGAAGGCAAGACCGGCATCGGTCGAGCACATCTTGGCATTGGTCAAGTGGTGCTGAATATGGCTTGATAGAGTAACTTCTTCTGCAGCCATGTTTTATCCCAAAAGTTAATGATTAAAAAAAATCAGGACCAACCATTGTGTCAGCATCACGAGCATATAAGCGCCAAAAAAAGGCAGCATCATTACTGAAAAATGCTTAAAAATCAGTGCAAAGAGCACAACAGTTAGCAAAAATTTTAATCCATTTCCTCGTTTTATCGAGGAATATACTTGATTTGCTTTGCTCGCACCCATAAATCGAAAGGCGTAAGCAGCAAATACAAAATTAGGGAGTACCAACACAGCACCGCCAGCTAACGCTGAAACTCCGGCTTGTACTCCCCAACTTATAAAAACGATTACTGCAGCGACTAATGCTACGATACCCTGAATCAAAACACCTTTTAATGCGGCTCGCCGATATGGGCGGGCTAACGAATGAGTCACTTTATATTAACCTTAATGACGTTAAATTTTATCAGGGTATGAAAACTG
This genomic interval from Pseudoalteromonas galatheae contains the following:
- the atpE gene encoding F0F1 ATP synthase subunit C, encoding MEIAVAIKLIAVALLIGFGAIGTALGFGNMGGKFLEACARQPELAPSLQVKMFILAGLIDAVAMIGVGIAMYMLFAL
- the atpB gene encoding F0F1 ATP synthase subunit A; this encodes MAAEEVTLSSHIQHHLTNAKMCSTDAGLAFNKACADSGFWTWHVDTLAWSIGLGLIFLWIFRSAAKKSTIGVPGKFQCFIEMVVEFVGANVRDTYHGNSKLVAPLALTIFVWVFLMNLMDLVPVDFLPAFAGFVGEQAFGMDSHDVYMKIVPTTDLNMTAALALGVFILMIGYSIKIKGIGGFIAELTLHPFSSKNKLMMAVLIPFNLLLETIALVAKPFSLALRLFGNLYAGEMIFILIGAIGLMQLPLHFVWAVFHIMVIVLQAFVFMMLTIVYLSMASTESH
- a CDS encoding ATP synthase subunit I, which gives rise to MTHSLARPYRRAALKGVLIQGIVALVAAVIVFISWGVQAGVSALAGGAVLVLPNFVFAAYAFRFMGASKANQVYSSIKRGNGLKFLLTVVLFALIFKHFSVMMLPFFGAYMLVMLTQWLVLIFFNH